A genomic region of Trichocoleus sp. contains the following coding sequences:
- a CDS encoding class II glutamine amidotransferase, giving the protein MCQLLGMNCNVPTDICFSFEGFSARGGKTDDHSDGWGIAFFDGLGCRVFLDSVPSVQSPVADLVRQYPIHSTHVIAHIRKATQGKVALENCHPFQREMWGQYWVFAHNGNLENFHPESLKFYQSVGQTDSEQAFCLMLDTLRQTFPAGKPSLIDLHSTLQSITKDIASYGVFNYLLSNGEYFFAHCSTKLCYLVRQAPFAAAHLIDQDMTVDFREVTTPNDRVAVIATLPLTDNEAWTIIQPGELLAFQNGQPIAW; this is encoded by the coding sequence ATGTGTCAATTGCTAGGAATGAATTGCAATGTGCCGACTGATATTTGCTTCTCGTTTGAAGGCTTCTCTGCCAGGGGTGGCAAAACGGATGACCACAGTGATGGCTGGGGAATTGCTTTTTTTGATGGCTTAGGCTGTCGCGTTTTTTTAGATTCAGTTCCGTCAGTGCAGTCTCCCGTTGCAGATCTGGTACGCCAATACCCGATCCACTCAACTCATGTTATTGCCCATATCCGCAAGGCAACTCAAGGTAAAGTTGCGCTCGAAAATTGTCATCCTTTCCAGCGGGAAATGTGGGGGCAATATTGGGTCTTTGCCCATAATGGCAATCTGGAGAATTTCCACCCCGAATCGCTGAAGTTCTATCAGTCTGTGGGTCAAACGGATAGTGAACAAGCATTTTGCCTGATGTTGGATACCCTACGGCAAACTTTTCCAGCGGGTAAACCGTCACTGATAGACCTGCACTCAACGCTGCAAAGTATTACAAAAGACATCGCAAGCTACGGCGTTTTTAACTATCTTCTGTCCAACGGCGAATATTTTTTCGCGCATTGCTCCACAAAACTCTGCTATCTGGTACGACAGGCCCCCTTTGCGGCGGCTCATCTCATTGATCAAGATATGACCGTTGATTTTCGAGAGGTTACCACTCCAAACGATCGCGTTGCCGTTATTGCCACCCTGCCGCTAACCGATAACGAAGCTTGGACAATAATTCAACCGGGGGAGCTTTTAGCCTTCCAGAACGGACAGCCGATCGCTTGGTAG
- a CDS encoding heme-dependent oxidative N-demethylase subunit alpha family protein, whose amino-acid sequence MEIGADALEQLTLKMQLLHGRPDDVFGSLPGSEAAQQEVFNLLIDHLLRYFPQHYQQQGDLIYHRITKQVWRISDFDAPLDLAGRLIQEDLCLMLPQNNYCLAAASLCFPSRWRLQEKLCHSRNADCDETLQKYFADRSGTA is encoded by the coding sequence ATTGAGATAGGAGCAGACGCGCTTGAACAGCTAACGCTCAAAATGCAACTGCTGCACGGTCGACCAGACGATGTGTTTGGCAGTCTACCGGGTAGCGAAGCGGCACAACAGGAAGTATTCAATCTCCTCATCGATCACCTGTTACGCTATTTTCCCCAACATTATCAGCAGCAGGGAGATTTAATTTATCACCGCATTACCAAGCAAGTCTGGCGAATTTCTGATTTTGATGCTCCTCTTGATCTAGCTGGACGGCTCATTCAAGAAGATCTTTGTCTGATGTTGCCCCAGAATAATTATTGTCTTGCTGCAGCTTCATTATGTTTTCCCTCGCGCTGGCGACTGCAAGAAAAGTTATGCCATTCGCGTAATGCCGATTGCGATGAAACACTACAAAAGTATTTTGCCGATCGAAGTGGCACTGCCTAG